Proteins from one Gimesia maris genomic window:
- the hpnH gene encoding adenosyl-hopene transferase HpnH: MGVPLSQMWTVAKYVLTQRIKGVERYPLVLMLEPLFRCNLACAGCGKIQFPAHILKQNLSPEQCFKAVDECGAPIVSIPGGEPLLHPQMPEIVAGLVQRKKFIYLCTNAILLEKHLENYPPSKYLTFSIHLDGIREDHDAAVCREGIYDKAISAIKAAVKAGHRVTTNSTLFEHAEPERVRQMFDELAELGIESMMLSPGYQYEKAPDQEHFLKRNQTIQKFRQILSAPKKAWKFNHSPLFLEFLKGNWELECTPWGNPTYNIFGWQKPCYLLEEGYAETFAELMSSTRWEQYGKKSGNPKCRDCMVHCGHEPTAVDQTFSSWKGFLKVASLTLFGSKDTDKPLPTPSREGVGAPHYTISDRELFQLPALSEEAADEEAEALNLTN, encoded by the coding sequence GTGGGTGTTCCCCTTTCTCAAATGTGGACTGTAGCTAAGTATGTACTGACACAGCGTATAAAAGGTGTCGAACGCTATCCCCTGGTCCTGATGCTGGAGCCTTTATTCCGCTGTAATCTGGCCTGCGCCGGCTGTGGTAAGATCCAGTTTCCCGCGCACATTTTAAAACAGAATCTGAGTCCTGAGCAGTGTTTTAAAGCGGTTGACGAATGTGGTGCCCCCATTGTTTCCATTCCCGGCGGCGAGCCTTTGCTGCACCCCCAGATGCCGGAAATCGTGGCAGGACTGGTCCAACGCAAAAAATTCATTTATCTGTGTACCAACGCGATCTTACTGGAAAAGCATTTAGAGAACTATCCCCCCTCAAAATATCTTACATTTTCGATTCACCTGGATGGCATTCGCGAAGACCATGATGCAGCCGTCTGCCGGGAAGGGATCTACGATAAAGCAATCAGCGCGATCAAAGCAGCCGTCAAAGCCGGACATCGCGTGACAACCAACTCCACGCTGTTTGAGCATGCCGAACCAGAGCGGGTACGTCAGATGTTCGACGAACTGGCCGAACTGGGAATCGAAAGCATGATGCTCTCTCCCGGATATCAGTATGAGAAAGCCCCTGACCAGGAACATTTCCTGAAGCGGAATCAGACCATTCAGAAGTTCCGCCAGATCCTGTCTGCCCCGAAAAAAGCCTGGAAGTTCAATCATTCCCCACTGTTTCTGGAGTTTCTGAAAGGGAACTGGGAACTGGAATGTACTCCCTGGGGCAATCCCACCTATAACATCTTCGGCTGGCAGAAACCCTGCTATCTGCTGGAAGAAGGTTATGCCGAAACCTTTGCAGAGCTGATGTCGTCCACTCGCTGGGAACAGTACGGCAAAAAGAGTGGCAACCCGAAGTGCCGGGACTGTATGGTCCACTGCGGGCACGAGCCGACAGCCGTCGATCAGACTTTCTCATCCTGGAAAGGATTCCTGAAAGTGGCTTCCTTGACGTTGTTTGGGTCAAAAGATACAGATAAGCCATTACCGACTCCTTCCAGAGAAGGCGTTGGTGCTCCGCATTACACAATCAGCGACCGGGAATTGTTTCAATTGCCAGCGCTCTCTGAAGAGGCAGCTGACGAAGAAGCAGAAGCGCTTAATCTAACGAATTAG
- a CDS encoding DUF1559 domain-containing protein codes for MQPVRELIQQEKQKNQTFDLFGLDPAQLESVVLIYLPSVKGEHLTPTFIKYGMVIKSGKLIDRQLAKKMFSKLELKQADFKGKQILTTGAIDGDGLCFFDDKTMIVSDNISAVLQIIEQLQSTAGKSWSQRLQTVEQSSVAAAIDMRIVRELAIGQQMHTLAERIPFWPVLSPLWDNSDVAFFSLKLDRELSAKLIFEQKENSEQVKQALEGVLSLGQNMFAQIQETARKNPQRVQKGDLEKMKVIESALQAGRVTQKVDQVTLATSLNDNESTRLLASLVPGIKQAREAARRSMSKNNIKLIMLALHNYHQVHKHFPPAVVLGPDGKTPHSWRVELLPFLDQQALYDSYKMNEPWDSEHNKKIAETLVPVYHNPNSETPKNASYFVVVGKDTPFGTKKGVSFAEMTDGTSNIIAIVEAKQDIPWTKPEDISFDGKKIPDFGGFHDGGYHTGFCDGSVHFISSRIDPETLKSLLIFNDG; via the coding sequence ATGCAGCCCGTTCGGGAACTGATACAGCAGGAAAAACAGAAAAATCAAACCTTTGATTTATTTGGTCTCGATCCTGCTCAACTGGAAAGCGTTGTATTGATCTATCTCCCTTCCGTGAAGGGGGAACACCTAACTCCTACCTTTATCAAGTATGGCATGGTGATCAAATCAGGTAAGTTGATTGATCGTCAGCTGGCGAAAAAGATGTTCAGCAAACTGGAGCTGAAACAAGCTGACTTTAAAGGAAAGCAGATTCTAACGACTGGAGCCATTGATGGGGATGGTTTATGTTTCTTTGATGACAAAACGATGATCGTTTCAGACAATATTAGTGCGGTCCTGCAGATTATCGAGCAGTTGCAAAGCACAGCAGGTAAATCGTGGAGTCAAAGACTGCAAACTGTAGAACAGTCCTCCGTTGCTGCTGCTATTGATATGCGCATAGTTCGGGAACTTGCCATCGGCCAGCAGATGCACACGCTTGCAGAAAGAATACCATTCTGGCCTGTGCTTTCTCCCCTCTGGGACAATTCCGATGTCGCTTTTTTCAGTCTGAAACTGGATCGCGAACTTTCAGCCAAATTGATTTTTGAACAGAAGGAAAACAGTGAGCAAGTCAAACAGGCGCTGGAAGGAGTCCTCTCACTGGGACAAAATATGTTCGCCCAGATACAGGAAACTGCCAGGAAAAATCCCCAGCGCGTTCAAAAAGGCGATCTGGAAAAAATGAAAGTCATTGAATCTGCATTGCAGGCTGGCCGGGTAACTCAGAAAGTAGACCAGGTCACATTAGCAACTTCCCTGAATGATAATGAAAGTACCCGGCTGCTTGCCAGTCTGGTGCCGGGAATAAAACAGGCCCGGGAGGCGGCCCGGCGTTCGATGTCTAAAAATAACATCAAACTGATCATGCTGGCGCTGCATAATTACCATCAGGTTCACAAGCACTTTCCACCGGCTGTTGTGCTGGGGCCCGATGGAAAAACGCCACATAGCTGGCGAGTCGAGCTACTTCCCTTCCTGGACCAGCAGGCGTTGTACGATTCCTACAAAATGAATGAGCCCTGGGACAGTGAACACAATAAAAAGATTGCGGAGACCCTGGTGCCCGTCTACCACAATCCGAATTCAGAGACTCCGAAAAACGCTTCTTACTTTGTAGTAGTGGGGAAGGACACTCCCTTTGGTACAAAAAAGGGAGTCTCTTTTGCCGAGATGACAGATGGCACTTCCAACATCATTGCCATCGTTGAAGCCAAACAAGATATCCCCTGGACGAAACCCGAGGACATCTCTTTCGACGGTAAGAAGATACCTGACTTCGGCGGTTTTCATGACGGGGGGTATCACACAGGTTTCTGTGATGGATCAGTCCATTTCATTTCCAGCCGAATTGATCCAGAGACGCTCAAAAGTCTGCTGATCTTCAATGATGGTTAG
- a CDS encoding mandelate racemase/muconate lactonizing enzyme family protein, with product MRISRLTAYQVSVPLKRKIKHALFSRSESTSIIVKCQLADGTTGWGESVPRTYVTGESAESVFDQFAATDFRFLIENHLDTIEDVVQVCSEFKLSEPTEAPVQYRERGCFGNAARCAVELSLLDAAARSWNISISELIPSLPGAAELCESRDNVHYSAVLTSMKPLKQASLALLYRLTGFQSCKVKVGLPGIDDFALLRKIRMLTGRKMGLRVDANEAWTRQLLDEHASDFSELAIQSIEQPVSHKYLSTLHQIRGQLTTQIMLDESLCSYRDAEVAIAEGYCDAFNLRISKLGGLIPTVRLAHLARQAGIGYQLGCQVGETGILSAAGRHFATSIQGIDFLEGSFDRYLLQQNIIKEDLSFQWGGRAPALMGPGLSITVDEEQIQKFKEHELILI from the coding sequence ATGAGAATCAGCCGACTTACCGCGTATCAGGTTTCAGTCCCTTTAAAGCGAAAAATCAAGCACGCCTTGTTCAGTCGCTCGGAATCCACCTCGATTATCGTGAAATGTCAGTTGGCAGACGGAACCACAGGCTGGGGAGAATCAGTACCGCGAACATACGTTACAGGAGAATCAGCGGAATCGGTTTTTGACCAGTTTGCAGCAACCGATTTCCGTTTCCTCATTGAAAACCATCTGGATACGATCGAAGACGTCGTACAAGTCTGCTCTGAGTTTAAGCTGTCTGAACCGACCGAAGCGCCCGTTCAATATCGGGAACGAGGCTGCTTCGGCAATGCAGCCCGTTGTGCGGTTGAACTCAGTCTGCTGGACGCCGCAGCCCGTAGTTGGAATATTTCGATTTCGGAATTGATTCCTTCTCTTCCCGGAGCCGCTGAACTGTGTGAAAGCCGGGATAATGTTCATTACAGTGCAGTCCTCACATCGATGAAACCGCTGAAACAGGCCAGCCTGGCATTGCTCTACCGACTGACAGGCTTTCAGAGTTGCAAAGTCAAAGTGGGATTACCAGGGATCGATGATTTTGCCCTGCTTCGAAAAATCAGAATGCTCACCGGACGAAAGATGGGATTGCGCGTTGATGCCAATGAAGCCTGGACGCGGCAACTCCTGGATGAACATGCTTCTGATTTCTCTGAACTGGCGATTCAATCAATTGAACAACCGGTGTCCCATAAATATCTCAGCACCCTCCATCAGATTCGAGGACAACTTACAACTCAGATTATGCTTGATGAGTCGCTGTGTTCTTATCGGGATGCTGAAGTGGCTATCGCAGAGGGATATTGTGATGCATTCAATCTCCGCATCTCGAAGCTCGGCGGATTGATTCCCACGGTCAGACTGGCTCACCTGGCCCGGCAGGCAGGAATTGGGTATCAGCTGGGATGCCAGGTGGGTGAAACAGGGATCCTGTCTGCTGCAGGCCGGCACTTCGCGACATCCATTCAAGGGATTGACTTTCTGGAAGGAAGCTTTGATCGTTATCTACTGCAACAGAACATCATCAAAGAAGACCTTTCGTTTCAGTGGGGAGGGCGTGCTCCTGCATTAATGGGCCCCGGATTAAGTATCACGGTCGATGAGGAACAAATCCAGAAGTTCAAAGAGCATGAGCTGATTCTGATCTGA
- a CDS encoding M56 family metallopeptidase — protein sequence MHAIGISLLWLGLQVSIVALVATIVYWSTKRLGPRTRSFVLSCSIGMTLLLALLAFCPWPRWQASWKAASSVVESERANQKSPPPVNSSQDSESTLLEKPRLESEWGTVWDGFLKGLKQEPAVDQPRSMPTPAGIAGWVIAGGFLVAMSRLFIGYVSVKRMVRLAIPLNGSTAEETLDILAAEQQLTRPLTLLEHDQLTTAAVIGWWRPTILLPKGWSQWSREQLRAVLAHELAHVQQHDYLTILGAELSRSLYFYHPLIHWLVSRLRLEQELTADEAAAETSGGADSYLIVLAEMAVSQSPHRLSGPARAFLPTHSTFMRRIEMLKQKRSLKTVISHPVRAMVICSMLATGLLAAGLRGQQSSLAQQTAAELVAQPAAGPVDFNESLRQKHEAFKINTVPNDALGVLALRPAELLSLQALQYAKALMLQAEKENPRLYPLGIPLTEIKTLTVIFLAPEPDDPCSQLLDYVTVIETTKEIDLKQVAVAFSGGKLFTQEGIHHLQDKNNSGAQLAIVNNREMIYARRAGPFRQILEVRKTDQPSRWAEQWKPIEKDSIAALFNLRHLRELIWKNQCKIDFNESVWKASIAPVWEHTDVITLGANVSYKTALQATFYQQQNGDQVFKTLDAAQILGANMLQQYEQQILLQKQREQLVKLPLVKLALQLVKSIQLEQQGKDVILTAVMSDLSELTDSTAIFVPAMVEARQAALRLESLRNLKHIILAMHYYAGKHKHFPPAVVIGPDGKTPHSWRVALLPFLDENELYKEYRLNEPWDSEHNKKVLKKMPAVFKNPNDNRSDYYTSYLAVVGPNTVLGKSMRTTGGAMAGGSGGGSSPPAKPEPSAGVKLSDITDGTSNTIAIVEARREIPWTRPEDIPFDGEKLPELGGFYAGGFNVALCDGSARFLPNQLDPKTLKHLFLINDGNLVEFP from the coding sequence ATGCATGCAATTGGAATCAGTCTGCTCTGGTTGGGCCTTCAGGTAAGTATTGTGGCCTTGGTTGCAACGATAGTCTACTGGAGCACAAAACGTCTGGGACCACGCACGCGATCCTTTGTCCTCTCGTGTTCAATCGGCATGACACTGCTGCTGGCGCTGCTCGCTTTCTGCCCCTGGCCACGCTGGCAGGCAAGCTGGAAAGCAGCATCTTCCGTGGTAGAATCAGAACGGGCCAATCAGAAGTCGCCACCCCCTGTTAATTCCAGCCAGGATTCAGAATCTACACTCCTTGAAAAGCCACGTCTGGAATCGGAGTGGGGGACCGTCTGGGACGGTTTTCTAAAAGGTTTAAAACAGGAACCGGCCGTCGACCAACCGAGGTCCATGCCTACCCCGGCCGGCATAGCGGGTTGGGTGATTGCAGGTGGATTTCTGGTTGCGATGAGCCGACTCTTTATCGGTTATGTGTCAGTGAAACGAATGGTTCGTCTGGCAATCCCTCTGAATGGTTCTACAGCTGAAGAAACTCTGGATATTCTGGCAGCGGAACAACAGCTGACTCGTCCCTTGACTTTACTGGAACATGATCAGCTGACAACGGCTGCTGTGATTGGCTGGTGGCGACCGACGATTCTCCTGCCAAAGGGCTGGTCTCAATGGAGCAGGGAGCAACTTCGTGCGGTTTTGGCACATGAACTGGCTCATGTGCAACAGCACGATTACCTGACGATCCTGGGAGCAGAACTCAGTCGGTCGCTTTATTTCTATCACCCGCTGATTCACTGGCTCGTCTCACGCTTGCGCCTGGAACAGGAACTGACAGCTGATGAAGCAGCAGCGGAAACCAGCGGTGGCGCAGACTCGTACCTGATCGTTCTGGCTGAAATGGCTGTTTCACAGTCTCCTCATCGGCTCTCAGGTCCGGCGCGTGCTTTCTTACCGACTCATTCCACATTTATGAGGAGAATCGAGATGCTCAAACAGAAGCGATCCCTGAAAACAGTCATCTCACACCCAGTGCGTGCGATGGTAATCTGTTCCATGCTGGCAACCGGTCTCCTGGCGGCAGGACTTCGGGGGCAACAGAGCAGTCTGGCACAACAGACTGCAGCAGAGCTCGTCGCACAGCCTGCGGCGGGGCCTGTTGATTTTAATGAAAGCTTGCGGCAAAAACATGAGGCATTCAAGATTAATACCGTCCCCAATGATGCGCTGGGAGTACTGGCACTCCGGCCGGCCGAACTGCTGTCGCTGCAGGCACTGCAATATGCCAAGGCTCTGATGTTGCAGGCAGAAAAAGAAAATCCCCGCCTCTATCCACTGGGGATACCACTTACCGAAATCAAAACATTGACCGTGATTTTTCTGGCTCCCGAGCCGGACGATCCGTGCAGCCAGCTTTTGGATTATGTGACTGTGATAGAGACCACAAAGGAGATCGATCTGAAGCAGGTGGCAGTCGCTTTCAGCGGCGGAAAGCTGTTCACTCAGGAGGGAATCCACCACCTGCAAGATAAAAATAACTCCGGGGCACAACTGGCAATCGTAAACAACCGTGAGATGATTTATGCGCGACGAGCAGGACCTTTTCGTCAAATCCTCGAAGTACGTAAGACAGATCAACCGAGTCGCTGGGCAGAGCAATGGAAGCCGATCGAGAAGGATTCCATTGCAGCACTGTTCAACCTGAGGCACCTGCGCGAACTGATCTGGAAGAATCAGTGTAAAATAGATTTTAATGAATCGGTCTGGAAAGCATCTATCGCACCGGTCTGGGAACATACCGATGTGATTACTCTGGGTGCCAATGTCAGTTACAAGACCGCGTTGCAGGCAACCTTTTATCAGCAACAGAACGGCGACCAGGTATTTAAAACTCTGGATGCTGCGCAGATTCTGGGGGCCAACATGCTGCAGCAGTATGAGCAGCAGATTCTCCTTCAAAAACAGAGGGAGCAACTTGTGAAACTTCCCCTCGTAAAACTAGCTCTTCAACTGGTCAAGTCAATCCAGTTGGAGCAGCAGGGAAAAGATGTGATATTGACTGCTGTCATGTCAGATCTCAGTGAATTGACCGATAGCACGGCAATTTTTGTACCCGCTATGGTGGAGGCCCGCCAGGCGGCGCTGCGGTTGGAATCCTTACGTAATCTGAAACATATAATCTTAGCCATGCATTATTATGCCGGTAAACACAAACATTTTCCGCCCGCTGTCGTGATCGGACCGGATGGTAAAACTCCTCACAGCTGGCGTGTGGCACTGCTGCCGTTCCTGGACGAGAATGAACTCTATAAGGAATATCGACTCAACGAGCCCTGGGACAGCGAGCACAACAAAAAAGTATTAAAGAAAATGCCGGCTGTCTTTAAAAATCCGAATGACAACCGGTCCGATTATTACACATCCTACCTCGCAGTCGTGGGCCCGAATACAGTCTTAGGCAAATCAATGCGTACTACTGGCGGCGCAATGGCCGGAGGGTCTGGAGGAGGCAGCAGTCCCCCTGCAAAACCAGAGCCCTCAGCAGGCGTCAAGCTCAGCGATATTACCGATGGAACATCGAATACGATTGCAATCGTCGAAGCCAGACGCGAAATCCCCTGGACAAGGCCAGAAGATATACCCTTCGATGGAGAAAAACTGCCGGAACTCGGTGGGTTTTATGCAGGGGGCTTCAACGTCGCCCTCTGTGACGGTTCTGCGCGGTTTTTGCCGAATCAGCTTGACCCGAAGACGTTGAAGCATCTGTTTCTGATCAATGATGGCAATCTTGTTGAATTTCCCTGA
- a CDS encoding BlaI/MecI/CopY family transcriptional regulator — protein MARPKAKELTARELEIMHVFWERSDSDTPKELTVAEVRDDLEQAGRELAYTTVATLVRILVEKSFLKQTNEERPFLYCSIRSFEDVSGSMLGDMIQKVFGGSREKLLLRLLEERQLNPQELKKIKEILKEES, from the coding sequence ATGGCTCGACCGAAAGCCAAAGAACTCACCGCACGTGAATTGGAAATCATGCACGTTTTCTGGGAACGCAGTGATTCTGACACACCGAAAGAATTAACTGTAGCGGAAGTGCGTGATGATTTAGAACAGGCCGGTAGAGAGTTGGCTTATACTACAGTCGCGACTCTGGTACGGATCCTCGTAGAGAAGTCATTTCTGAAACAGACGAATGAAGAACGCCCATTCCTGTATTGCTCAATCCGGTCTTTTGAAGATGTTTCCGGCAGTATGCTGGGGGACATGATCCAGAAAGTATTTGGCGGGTCCCGAGAAAAACTGTTGCTGCGCCTGCTCGAAGAACGTCAGCTGAATCCTCAGGAACTGAAGAAAATCAAGGAAATCCTGAAGGAGGAGTCCTGA